In Sphingomonas sp. PAMC26645, one DNA window encodes the following:
- a CDS encoding Lrp/AsnC family transcriptional regulator: MSITIERRILDLLAANSDLTSAELGDAVGLSASAAHRRVAQLRESGAIVGYRAVLSQAARGDPSIVLVNVTLRDQRKETMAAFEAEIVECPQVVQCFLMSGEADYMLHVEIRHGETFERIHRETLSQLPGVTRLASHFVIREVIRR; this comes from the coding sequence TTGAGCATCACGATCGAACGCAGGATTCTGGACCTGCTCGCCGCCAATTCCGACCTCACCAGCGCCGAGCTCGGCGACGCGGTCGGACTGTCGGCGAGCGCCGCGCATCGCCGGGTCGCGCAGCTTCGGGAGAGCGGCGCGATCGTCGGTTACCGTGCGGTGCTGTCGCAGGCAGCGCGCGGTGATCCGAGCATCGTACTCGTCAACGTCACGCTGCGGGATCAGCGCAAGGAGACGATGGCGGCGTTCGAGGCGGAGATCGTCGAGTGTCCGCAGGTCGTCCAGTGCTTCCTGATGAGCGGGGAGGCGGACTATATGCTCCACGTCGAGATCCGTCACGGCGAGACGTTCGAACGCATCCACCGCGAGACTCTGTCGCAATTGCCGGGGGTAACCCGGCTCGCCTCGCACTTCGTCATCCGCGAGGTGATAAGGCGCTGA
- the ald gene encoding alanine dehydrogenase, with translation MRVGVPKEIKNHEYRVGLTPPSVAELVAAGHEVVVETQAGSGIDFEDQDYVDAGATILPTAAAVFAGADMIVKVKEPQPSEIAMLEPRHLLFTYLHLAADKPQAEGLMKSGATCIAYETVTDNRRGLPLLKPMSEVAGRMSVQVGAHYLEKEQGGRGVLLGGVPGVAPAKVAILGGGVSGVNAAQMAVGMRADVTIYDISNDRLAELDMFFSSQIKTAYASKAAIVAAVKNAHLVIGAVLVPGAAAPKLVTREMLKTMKRGSVLVDIAIDQGGCFETSHATTHEDPVFEVDGVIHYCVANMPGAVARTSAFALNNATLPFALKLANLGAEAAMKADPHLANGLNVYKGKIAYKAVADDLGLPYEAWAG, from the coding sequence ATGCGCGTCGGTGTCCCCAAGGAAATCAAGAACCACGAATATCGCGTCGGGCTGACCCCGCCATCGGTCGCCGAACTGGTCGCCGCGGGCCACGAGGTCGTCGTCGAGACGCAGGCCGGATCGGGCATCGATTTCGAGGACCAGGACTATGTCGACGCGGGTGCGACGATCCTGCCGACCGCCGCCGCGGTGTTCGCCGGGGCCGACATGATCGTGAAGGTCAAGGAACCGCAGCCGAGCGAGATCGCGATGCTCGAGCCGCGCCATCTGCTGTTCACCTATCTCCACCTCGCCGCGGACAAGCCGCAGGCCGAGGGGCTGATGAAGTCCGGCGCGACCTGCATCGCGTACGAGACCGTCACCGACAACCGCCGCGGGCTGCCGTTGCTCAAGCCCATGTCGGAAGTTGCGGGCCGCATGTCGGTACAGGTCGGCGCGCATTATCTCGAGAAGGAGCAGGGCGGACGTGGCGTGCTGCTCGGCGGCGTTCCCGGTGTCGCGCCCGCCAAGGTTGCGATCCTCGGCGGTGGCGTCTCGGGCGTCAACGCGGCGCAGATGGCGGTCGGCATGCGCGCCGACGTGACGATCTACGATATCTCGAACGATCGCTTGGCCGAACTCGACATGTTCTTCTCCAGCCAGATCAAGACGGCGTATGCGTCTAAGGCGGCGATCGTGGCTGCGGTGAAGAACGCGCATCTGGTCATTGGCGCGGTGCTGGTGCCTGGGGCTGCTGCACCCAAGCTGGTCACGCGCGAAATGCTGAAGACGATGAAGCGCGGCTCGGTGCTGGTCGACATCGCGATCGACCAGGGCGGGTGCTTCGAGACGTCGCACGCGACGACGCACGAGGATCCGGTGTTCGAGGTCGACGGCGTGATCCATTACTGCGTCGCCAACATGCCGGGCGCCGTGGCGCGCACGTCGGCGTTCGCGCTGAACAATGCGACGCTGCCGTTCGCGCTGAAGCTCGCCAACCTGGGTGCCGAGGCGGCGATGAAGGCCGACCCGCACCTCGCCAACGGGCTGAACGTCTACAAGGGCAAGATCGCGTACAAGGCGGTCGCCGATGATTTAGGTTTACCTTACGAAGCATGGGCGGGCTGA
- a CDS encoding DUF3072 domain-containing protein — translation MSDTPNPKSEPFSNAEKDPDDWTTGDEKMTGAQASYLKTLSEEAHEEFDETLTKADASKKIDELQSKTGRGQ, via the coding sequence ATGTCCGACACCCCGAACCCCAAGTCCGAACCATTCTCGAACGCCGAGAAGGACCCAGACGACTGGACCACCGGCGACGAGAAGATGACCGGTGCGCAGGCGAGCTACCTCAAGACGCTGTCCGAGGAAGCGCATGAGGAATTCGACGAAACGCTGACCAAGGCGGATGCGTCGAAGAAGATCGACGAGTTGCAGTCGAAGACCGGTCGCGGGCAGTAA
- a CDS encoding cytochrome c-type biogenesis protein — translation MSPAFAQPVTPPAHYANVQLADPAKEASARALMETLRCLVCQGQSIADSDADMAADMRALVRDRIERGEKPASIRDWLIARYGDYVTYDPPLSGLTWPLWLAPILLLGIGGWISRSSFRRRTR, via the coding sequence ATTTCGCCGGCATTCGCCCAGCCGGTCACACCGCCAGCGCACTACGCGAACGTGCAACTCGCAGACCCCGCCAAGGAAGCCTCCGCCCGAGCGCTCATGGAAACGCTGCGCTGCCTCGTTTGCCAGGGCCAGTCGATCGCCGACAGCGATGCCGACATGGCGGCCGACATGCGCGCGCTCGTCCGCGACCGGATCGAGCGCGGCGAGAAGCCTGCCTCGATCCGCGACTGGCTGATCGCGCGCTACGGCGACTACGTGACGTACGATCCGCCGCTATCGGGGCTCACGTGGCCATTGTGGCTAGCGCCGATCTTGCTGCTTGGCATCGGCGGCTGGATCTCGCGGTCGAGCTTTCGGCGGAGGACACGCTGA
- a CDS encoding DsbE family thiol:disulfide interchange protein, with the protein MKRFALWAPLAIFALLFAVVASGLFRPAEKVVRSAMVGKPLPDFALPAMVPGKPGLTSASFRQGKPRLLNVFASWCIPCIAEAPQLMRLKAMGVPIDAIAIRDTAPAIAGFLRRNGDPYERIGSDRASQVQLALGSSGVPETFVIDGRGIVVKQIIGDIRPENVAEIVLAVKDAR; encoded by the coding sequence ATGAAGCGGTTCGCACTCTGGGCGCCGCTGGCGATCTTCGCGCTGCTGTTCGCGGTGGTGGCGAGCGGGCTGTTCCGGCCGGCGGAGAAGGTGGTGCGATCGGCGATGGTCGGCAAACCGCTCCCCGATTTCGCGCTGCCGGCGATGGTCCCAGGCAAACCGGGTCTGACCAGCGCGTCGTTCCGGCAGGGCAAGCCGCGGTTGCTCAACGTCTTCGCAAGCTGGTGCATTCCGTGCATCGCCGAAGCGCCGCAACTGATGCGCCTGAAAGCGATGGGCGTGCCGATCGACGCGATCGCGATCCGCGACACCGCGCCGGCGATTGCCGGGTTCCTGCGGCGTAACGGCGATCCGTACGAGCGGATCGGCAGCGATCGGGCCAGCCAAGTGCAGTTGGCGCTGGGCTCGTCGGGCGTGCCCGAGACGTTCGTGATCGACGGCCGCGGGATCGTCGTGAAGCAGATCATCGGCGATATCCGGCCTGAGAATGTCGCCGAGATCGTGCTAGCCGTGAAGGACGCGCGGTGA
- a CDS encoding heme lyase CcmF/NrfE family subunit: protein MIAEAGLAALWFAGALAALQLMMAAIGIARGREDVAAAVRPVAIVQGLLALLAMALLIELFRDSDMSVKLVVENSHSAKPWLYKFAGAWGNHEGSMLLWVTILGLAGGAVAIFERSLPERTLTATLGAQATIALGFYAFLLFSSNPFARLNPAAADGLGLNPLLQDPGLAFHPPTLYTGYVGLSVAFSFAVGALVTRDVGPAFAKAMRPWVLIAWIFLTLGITAGSYWAYYELGWGGWWFWDPVENASLMPWLAATALLHSVTVLATRDGLRAWTIMLAVVAFSMSMIGTFLVRSGILTSVHAFAVDPERGAFILALLAIYIGGALALFAARIGTVRAGTTFDPVSREGGLVANNLLLSVILGIVLIGTLYPIVAASFGVQLSVGPPFFNKAAGPIALLLVAVMAVGPLLRWRRDDAKAVLRRVMLPIGATLAAAIALLFVWPGVLPWAGLSLAAGLAVASVAPLWKRNLKRTPLFTYGMVIAHFGIAVSLAGMASDSAFTKETLVAVRAGEPARVGPYTVTLDGISPVIGENWSALEARLTATRGGSESILRPQLRFFANPPTSTNESAILTVLDGQLYTVLGQPDGQGRWQLRLWWKPFVTLIWFGGVLIALGGMLSLIGRLLRERRAAIRAEWA from the coding sequence GTGATCGCCGAAGCAGGCCTCGCCGCGCTCTGGTTCGCGGGCGCGCTCGCGGCGTTGCAGCTAATGATGGCAGCGATCGGCATTGCACGCGGTCGTGAAGACGTCGCAGCGGCGGTCCGGCCGGTGGCGATCGTCCAGGGGTTACTCGCACTGCTGGCGATGGCGCTGCTGATCGAGCTATTCCGCGACTCCGACATGTCCGTCAAACTGGTCGTCGAGAACAGTCATTCCGCCAAGCCGTGGCTTTACAAGTTCGCTGGCGCATGGGGAAACCATGAAGGCTCGATGCTGCTCTGGGTAACGATCCTCGGGCTGGCCGGCGGGGCGGTGGCGATCTTCGAACGCTCGCTACCCGAACGTACGCTCACCGCGACGCTCGGCGCACAGGCGACGATCGCGCTTGGTTTCTATGCGTTCCTGCTCTTCTCCTCGAACCCATTCGCGCGACTGAACCCCGCTGCCGCCGACGGCCTCGGGCTCAACCCGCTGTTGCAGGACCCCGGCTTGGCGTTCCACCCGCCGACGCTCTACACCGGTTATGTCGGCCTCTCGGTCGCGTTCTCGTTCGCGGTCGGTGCCCTCGTCACGCGCGACGTCGGCCCGGCGTTTGCCAAGGCCATGCGACCCTGGGTGCTGATCGCCTGGATATTCCTCACCCTCGGCATCACGGCGGGGTCGTATTGGGCGTATTACGAGCTCGGCTGGGGCGGCTGGTGGTTCTGGGACCCGGTCGAGAACGCCTCGCTGATGCCGTGGCTCGCCGCCACCGCGCTGCTCCATTCGGTGACCGTTCTCGCAACCCGCGACGGCCTGCGCGCCTGGACGATCATGTTGGCGGTCGTCGCGTTCTCGATGTCGATGATCGGCACCTTTTTGGTGCGCTCAGGCATCCTGACCAGCGTGCACGCGTTCGCAGTCGATCCGGAGCGCGGCGCGTTCATCCTGGCGTTGCTGGCGATCTACATCGGCGGGGCGCTGGCGCTGTTCGCCGCGCGGATCGGCACCGTCCGTGCGGGCACGACCTTCGATCCGGTCAGTCGCGAGGGCGGGCTGGTCGCGAACAATTTGCTGTTGTCGGTGATCCTCGGCATCGTCCTGATCGGCACGCTCTATCCGATCGTCGCGGCGAGCTTTGGCGTGCAGTTGTCGGTCGGGCCGCCGTTCTTTAACAAGGCGGCGGGGCCAATCGCGTTGCTTCTCGTCGCGGTAATGGCAGTCGGGCCGCTGCTGCGCTGGCGCCGCGACGATGCGAAGGCGGTACTGCGCCGCGTGATGCTGCCGATCGGCGCGACGCTGGCGGCGGCGATCGCACTTCTGTTCGTCTGGCCGGGCGTGCTCCCTTGGGCCGGGCTTTCGCTTGCCGCCGGGCTCGCCGTCGCCAGCGTCGCGCCTCTGTGGAAGCGCAACCTGAAGCGCACGCCGCTGTTCACCTACGGCATGGTCATCGCGCATTTCGGCATTGCGGTCAGCCTAGCCGGGATGGCGTCGGACAGCGCGTTCACCAAGGAGACATTGGTCGCGGTGCGCGCAGGCGAGCCGGCGCGGGTCGGGCCATACACCGTGACGCTCGACGGGATCTCGCCGGTGATCGGCGAGAACTGGTCGGCCTTGGAAGCCCGCCTGACCGCGACGCGCGGTGGCAGCGAGAGCATCCTCCGCCCGCAACTCCGCTTCTTCGCCAACCCGCCGACGAGCACGAACGAGTCCGCCATACTGACGGTGCTCGACGGCCAGCTCTATACCGTGCTCGGCCAGCCGGACGGGCAGGGGCGCTGGCAGCTCCGCCTCTGGTGGAAGCCGTTCGTGACGCTGATCTGGTTCGGCGGCGTGCTGATCGCGCTCGGCGGCATGCTGTCGCTGATCGGTCGGTTGCTCCGCGAGCGACGGGCCGCGATACGGGCCGAATGGGCATGA
- the ccmE gene encoding cytochrome c maturation protein CcmE — MKAKHQRLTLALLALGAVVVAGLLALSALKDQAAFFYAPSDVRRDGLPLGRAVRLGGMVEGGSLKRAADGVTVQFVVTDGQATTPVVFAGIVPNLFREKSGVVAEGQFQPNGSFVASNLLAKHDEKYMPPQMAGKMHETKTLEPDAQQ; from the coding sequence ATGAAGGCCAAGCATCAACGCCTGACGCTGGCATTGCTTGCGCTTGGTGCCGTCGTTGTCGCGGGGCTGCTCGCGCTGTCCGCATTGAAGGATCAGGCCGCATTCTTCTATGCGCCCTCCGACGTGCGTCGCGATGGCCTCCCGCTAGGCCGTGCGGTTCGGCTCGGCGGGATGGTGGAGGGCGGCTCGTTAAAGCGCGCCGCGGACGGCGTGACCGTGCAGTTCGTCGTCACCGATGGACAGGCGACCACGCCGGTAGTCTTCGCGGGCATCGTCCCTAACCTGTTCCGCGAGAAATCAGGCGTCGTCGCCGAAGGCCAGTTCCAGCCCAACGGCAGTTTCGTCGCGTCGAACCTGCTCGCCAAGCATGACGAGAAATACATGCCGCCGCAGATGGCCGGCAAGATGCACGAAACCAAGACGCTCGAACCGGACGCCCAGCAGTGA
- the ccmC gene encoding heme ABC transporter permease CcmC has protein sequence MATLHAFANPARFLKIAKPLTPALFWAGVALIVLGCWAGLTQTPPDYLQGETVRILYIHVPAAWLGMGGWSGIAISSIMFLVWRHPLASVAARAIALPGAVFAALCLMTGSIWGRPTWGTWWQWDGRLTSMLLLFFVYLGYMALAKADADRGGDGRVPALYGIAGSVLLPIIRYSVVWWNTLHQGPSIGLTKSTIDGSILWPLPIMLAGFTFVFAGIVLMRMRTMLAVAKAEARMRRMARS, from the coding sequence GTGGCCACTCTACACGCCTTCGCAAACCCCGCGCGCTTCCTGAAGATCGCCAAGCCGTTGACGCCAGCGCTGTTCTGGGCCGGCGTCGCGCTGATCGTGCTGGGGTGTTGGGCAGGCCTCACGCAGACCCCACCCGACTATCTCCAGGGCGAGACGGTCCGCATCCTCTACATCCACGTCCCCGCCGCCTGGCTCGGCATGGGCGGTTGGAGCGGGATCGCGATCTCCAGCATCATGTTTCTGGTCTGGCGCCACCCACTCGCCAGCGTCGCGGCGCGTGCGATCGCGCTGCCGGGCGCGGTGTTCGCGGCGCTATGTCTCATGACCGGCTCGATCTGGGGACGGCCGACCTGGGGAACGTGGTGGCAATGGGATGGCCGGCTGACCTCGATGCTGCTGCTGTTCTTCGTCTATCTCGGCTACATGGCGCTTGCGAAGGCCGATGCTGATCGTGGCGGCGACGGGCGCGTGCCGGCGCTCTACGGGATCGCCGGGTCGGTGCTGCTGCCGATCATCCGCTATTCGGTGGTGTGGTGGAACACGCTGCACCAGGGGCCGAGCATCGGGCTGACCAAGTCCACGATCGATGGCTCGATCCTGTGGCCGCTGCCGATCATGCTGGCCGGCTTTACCTTCGTGTTCGCGGGGATAGTCCTGATGCGGATGCGGACGATGCTGGCCGTTGCGAAAGCCGAGGCGCGCATGCGCAGGATGGCGAGATCGTGA
- a CDS encoding Glu/Leu/Phe/Val dehydrogenase dimerization domain-containing protein, whose protein sequence is MTAVWDLPDFDDHEGVHAFTDPESGLHAVIAVHSTKLGPAAGGARFWHYADNGRAVTDALRLSRGMSFKNAMAGLELGGGKGVVLAAKPGDVITTAQLEAFGRAVDSLGGRYVTAEDVGMSEDRMKVIASQTRYVSGLPVASGAAGGDPGPYTALGIYLGVKAAAQRGLGATDMKGVRVAIQGVGSVGGGLARLLAKDGAVLTLADVDEGRAQKLAGELGATAVAAEAILTTDADIFSPNALGAILTEMSIAALKAKVVAGGANNQLSVREDGARLHARGILYAPDYVINAGGIINVGLEYLGHGDEAEVKARIARIPERLIEVWNESDRTGQPASDVSDSIAKRLIGR, encoded by the coding sequence ATGACAGCGGTTTGGGACCTTCCCGATTTCGACGACCACGAGGGCGTTCATGCCTTCACCGATCCCGAATCGGGCCTGCACGCGGTGATCGCGGTGCACTCGACCAAGCTTGGGCCGGCAGCCGGCGGCGCACGCTTCTGGCATTATGCCGACAATGGCCGTGCGGTGACCGACGCGCTGCGCCTGTCGCGCGGCATGAGCTTCAAGAACGCGATGGCCGGTCTGGAGCTCGGCGGCGGCAAGGGCGTGGTCCTCGCGGCCAAGCCCGGCGACGTCATCACGACGGCGCAGCTCGAGGCGTTCGGCCGCGCGGTCGATTCGCTCGGCGGCCGTTACGTGACGGCTGAGGACGTCGGCATGTCCGAAGACCGCATGAAGGTGATCGCCAGCCAGACGCGCTACGTCTCCGGCCTGCCGGTCGCGAGCGGCGCTGCGGGTGGTGATCCGGGGCCGTACACCGCGCTCGGCATCTATCTCGGCGTGAAGGCAGCCGCACAGCGTGGCCTCGGTGCGACCGACATGAAGGGCGTGCGCGTCGCAATCCAGGGCGTCGGTTCGGTCGGCGGTGGGCTCGCGCGGTTGCTGGCCAAGGACGGCGCGGTGCTGACGCTGGCCGACGTCGACGAGGGCCGTGCGCAGAAGCTGGCCGGCGAACTCGGCGCGACCGCGGTGGCGGCCGAGGCCATCCTGACGACCGACGCGGACATCTTCAGCCCGAACGCGCTGGGCGCGATCCTGACCGAAATGTCGATCGCGGCGCTGAAGGCGAAGGTCGTCGCGGGCGGTGCGAACAACCAGCTGAGCGTCCGTGAAGACGGCGCGCGGCTGCACGCACGCGGCATCCTGTATGCGCCGGATTACGTGATCAACGCAGGAGGGATCATCAACGTCGGCCTGGAGTATCTGGGTCACGGCGACGAGGCCGAGGTGAAGGCCCGGATCGCGCGGATTCCCGAACGTCTGATCGAAGTGTGGAACGAAAGCGACCGTACCGGCCAGCCCGCGTCGGACGTGTCGGACTCGATCGCCAAGCGCCTGATCGGTCGGTAA
- the gspN gene encoding type II secretion system protein N has protein sequence MRRIRLRTGPAALFGGMLLIALIVFLPMRAVLGWVGVGDEGLVARRVSGTVWGATLTEARFGDLALGDLHARLSPLPLLVGRATIVFAGPESVSAKPLHGSASVSRHGFGVDRMTATVATGRLFAPVPVSALDLDDVSVRFRDGQCEAAEGRVRATLAGDVGGITLPQSVSGTARCDGTALLLPLASQSGTESIALRIEGAGTYRAELSLRPSDPLAVQKLEQAGFVSGPNGYKLAIEGRF, from the coding sequence ATGAGGCGGATCCGTTTGCGTACCGGCCCCGCCGCGCTGTTCGGCGGGATGCTGCTGATCGCGCTGATCGTGTTCCTGCCGATGCGCGCGGTGCTCGGTTGGGTCGGCGTCGGCGACGAAGGGCTGGTCGCGCGGCGCGTGTCGGGGACGGTCTGGGGCGCGACGCTGACCGAGGCGCGGTTCGGCGATCTAGCACTCGGCGATCTGCACGCGCGGCTTTCACCCCTGCCGCTGCTGGTCGGTCGCGCGACGATCGTCTTCGCCGGTCCCGAATCGGTGTCGGCCAAGCCGTTGCACGGGTCGGCGAGCGTCAGTCGCCACGGCTTCGGCGTCGACCGCATGACCGCCACGGTCGCCACCGGCCGGCTGTTCGCGCCGGTGCCCGTCTCCGCGCTCGACCTTGACGACGTGTCGGTCCGTTTCCGCGATGGCCAGTGCGAAGCCGCCGAGGGCCGCGTCCGCGCGACGCTGGCGGGTGACGTCGGCGGGATCACCTTGCCGCAGTCGGTGAGCGGCACCGCACGGTGCGACGGCACGGCGCTGCTGCTTCCGCTGGCGAGCCAGTCCGGGACCGAGAGCATCGCGCTCCGGATCGAGGGGGCAGGGACCTACCGTGCCGAACTGTCGCTGCGTCCGTCCGATCCGCTGGCAGTGCAGAAGCTCGAGCAGGCGGGCTTCGTGAGCGGCCCGAACGGGTACAAGCTCGCCATCGAGGGACGTTTTTGA
- the gspM gene encoding type II secretion system protein GspM: MTGLKTWFEGRSLRERRLLLVMAGLAVLTLLWALIIRPVGDGLSSARERHADAVTRLGETRAQVATLRDIQRTRATPLTGTLADAVRAEADQAGFALASLDQDGASRVRVGIQSARPAALVAWLARLERLGILVDSVAMTDKGDKTVGVALTLKARAA; the protein is encoded by the coding sequence ATGACCGGACTGAAGACGTGGTTCGAAGGACGTTCGCTACGGGAGCGGCGGCTGCTGCTCGTGATGGCGGGGCTCGCAGTCCTCACGCTGCTGTGGGCGCTGATCATCCGCCCGGTCGGCGACGGCCTGTCCAGTGCGCGCGAGCGTCATGCCGATGCCGTCACCCGGCTCGGCGAGACGCGCGCGCAAGTCGCGACGTTGCGCGATATCCAGCGGACGCGGGCCACGCCGCTGACCGGCACGCTGGCCGATGCGGTGCGCGCCGAGGCGGATCAGGCCGGCTTTGCGCTCGCCTCGCTCGATCAGGACGGCGCGAGCCGGGTGCGCGTCGGCATCCAGTCGGCGCGCCCCGCGGCGCTGGTCGCGTGGCTGGCGCGCCTCGAACGGCTCGGTATCCTCGTCGATTCGGTGGCGATGACCGACAAGGGCGACAAGACCGTCGGCGTCGCGCTCACGTTGAAGGCACGCGCGGCATGA
- the gspL gene encoding type II secretion system protein GspL codes for MTTLLFLPAGETGYRWMRVADARVVGEGEGIPDAIDDETIAVAPADAVTLHWAELPSRSAAQATAAARILASEASASPLAELHVAVGDEGASDRPIGVVGAATMRDWLLMLAEAGVDPVAVIPAPMLLPRPEEGYARAELAGSGVVRGTSSGFADEARLTELVTGGTAPATIDRDMLEAAIVAAVASPPLDLRQGPFARRRRFAIDWGLIRRLALLSLTILAVTLAISLVRIAKYSFGADALEAEANTVAVTGLPRGETVVDASRQLDERLSRVRGPGLGFTSTTAAVFAAVRATPGTEVTALDFQANGDLRLSVAVEREALATDLKRALEAAGFSVRAGVFQAAAGRVTGELTISPESGR; via the coding sequence ATGACGACTTTGCTGTTCCTTCCCGCCGGCGAGACCGGATATCGCTGGATGCGCGTCGCGGACGCGCGCGTGGTCGGGGAGGGGGAGGGTATCCCCGATGCGATCGACGACGAGACGATCGCGGTCGCGCCCGCCGATGCGGTGACGCTGCACTGGGCGGAGCTGCCGTCGCGGTCTGCGGCGCAGGCGACGGCGGCTGCGCGTATCCTGGCGAGCGAGGCAAGCGCGTCGCCGCTCGCCGAACTCCACGTCGCGGTCGGGGACGAAGGCGCGAGCGACCGACCGATCGGAGTCGTCGGTGCCGCGACGATGCGCGACTGGCTGCTGATGCTGGCGGAGGCAGGCGTCGATCCGGTCGCGGTCATTCCTGCGCCGATGCTCCTTCCGCGACCCGAAGAGGGCTACGCGCGGGCGGAGCTTGCGGGCAGCGGTGTCGTGCGCGGCACGTCCAGCGGGTTCGCCGACGAAGCGCGGCTGACGGAGTTGGTGACCGGCGGCACCGCGCCCGCGACGATCGACCGCGATATGCTGGAGGCAGCGATCGTTGCCGCCGTCGCGTCGCCCCCGCTCGACCTACGGCAGGGGCCGTTTGCGCGGCGGCGACGGTTCGCAATCGACTGGGGGCTGATCCGTCGGCTGGCGCTATTGTCGCTGACGATCCTGGCCGTGACCCTCGCGATCTCGCTCGTCCGCATCGCGAAATACAGCTTCGGCGCGGATGCGTTGGAGGCGGAGGCCAATACGGTGGCGGTCACCGGCCTGCCGCGCGGCGAGACGGTGGTCGACGCCAGCCGCCAGCTCGACGAGCGCCTGTCGCGCGTGCGGGGACCCGGGCTGGGTTTCACCAGCACGACCGCGGCGGTCTTCGCAGCGGTGCGTGCGACGCCCGGCACCGAAGTCACCGCGCTCGATTTCCAGGCGAACGGCGACCTGCGCCTGTCGGTGGCCGTCGAACGCGAAGCCTTGGCGACCGACCTCAAACGAGCGCTCGAAGCCGCCGGCTTCTCGGTCCGCGCGGGCGTGTTCCAGGCGGCAGCCGGCCGGGTGACGGGTGAACTCACGATCAGCCCGGAGAGCGGACGATGA
- the gspK gene encoding type II secretion system minor pseudopilin GspK gives MREPDLGIRRGQERGAALLTVLMLVAIIAVMAGAALEKLRLSTRLASNAATGEQARAYALAAETMALTRVSNLLAPKPSRVTLAGGWSNTPFGLPVPGGFATARVRDGANCFNLNSLVGMTTPGVYVARGEVRPQFVRLMRLLDVPVQVAEQVAAGTTDWIDSDQDQSPMGAEDGAYLGRVPSYRTAGTLMSDPSELRAIAGMTPEIYTKIRPWICTLPFARPSPINVNTLLPEQSVLLAMMYPDTLSVGAAQQLLLRRPVQGYATFDEMQKGASLLGAANIAPGADAQVLSKWFTLDIDVTLGTTQMQERALIDANRLPAQLVSRQWGEPS, from the coding sequence GTGCGCGAACCTGATCTCGGCATTCGACGCGGGCAAGAACGGGGCGCGGCGTTGCTCACCGTGCTGATGCTCGTCGCGATCATCGCGGTGATGGCGGGGGCGGCGCTGGAAAAACTCCGGCTGTCGACCCGCCTCGCGAGCAACGCCGCGACCGGCGAGCAGGCGCGCGCCTATGCGCTCGCGGCGGAGACGATGGCGCTGACTCGGGTCTCCAACCTGCTCGCGCCAAAGCCAAGCCGAGTCACGCTGGCCGGCGGCTGGAGCAACACCCCGTTCGGCCTGCCTGTGCCGGGAGGGTTCGCGACCGCGCGCGTCCGCGACGGGGCGAACTGCTTCAACCTGAACTCTCTCGTCGGCATGACCACCCCCGGCGTGTACGTCGCGCGTGGCGAAGTGCGGCCGCAGTTCGTCCGCCTGATGCGGCTGCTCGACGTACCCGTGCAGGTCGCGGAACAGGTCGCGGCGGGCACGACCGACTGGATCGACAGCGATCAGGACCAGTCACCGATGGGGGCCGAGGACGGCGCGTATCTTGGTCGCGTGCCGTCGTACCGCACTGCCGGCACGCTGATGAGCGACCCTAGCGAACTGCGCGCCATCGCCGGGATGACGCCCGAGATCTACACGAAGATCCGGCCGTGGATTTGCACGCTGCCGTTCGCCAGGCCGTCGCCGATCAACGTCAACACGCTGCTCCCCGAACAGAGCGTGCTGTTGGCGATGATGTATCCGGATACGCTGTCGGTCGGTGCCGCCCAGCAACTGCTGCTGCGGCGACCGGTGCAGGGCTACGCCACGTTCGACGAAATGCAGAAGGGCGCGTCGCTGCTCGGCGCCGCCAATATCGCGCCCGGCGCGGACGCGCAGGTGCTGTCGAAATGGTTCACGCTCGATATCGACGTGACGCTCGGCACCACTCAAATGCAGGAACGTGCGCTGATCGACGCGAACCGGCTTCCCGCGCAGCTCGTATCGCGGCAATGGGGCGAGCCATCATGA